CATTACCACGACGGAAGAGCTTGATTTTGCAAATTCTTTTGCAACCTTTTGGGGGTCAGCGCTGATAGAGGTCGATTCAACACCTTTAGTTTCAGCATTTTCGCCTGCAAGTTTTGCAATCTCGGAATAATTGCCCTTGATTATATCAACACGGACGGATCCGAGAATTTTTGCAGCCATCTCATCCCTGAATCTGGTGGCTCCGACTCCGACCGCATCGAGCACAACAGGGATTTTTTTCTTATTTGCAGCGGCAGCAGAGAGAAGCATAGAATCTATGATTTCTGAAGTAAGGGTTCCTATATTCAGCACAAGCGCAGATGAGATCCCTGTCATATCAGCACATTCTTCAGGTGCATGCGCCATTACAGGGAGAGCGCCAAAGGCTCTTGTTATATTTGCGCAGTCGTAGATAGTTACCCAGTTAGTGATATGGTGAACTAGGGGTTTTGTTTCCCTTATTGTTTTTAACGGGTTTTTCATTAATTATTCCTCGATAGCGTTTTAAATTCCGTGTATAATGAGTGTCACATATTATGAAATTGTGCTTATTATGAAATGAAATTTCTGCATCCGAAAGAACGTTTTCTTAGAAAACATTATCGAAAATGATTATTTTTAGGCTGCTGGCTGCTTTATTAATGGCACTATTTTCTTTTCTGTTTTTATCTCTTTTCTTCTATGCACGGAAATTCCATGTTTTCAGGTCTCTGCATATTCTTTCTGTGTATAAAAATCCTCTTAGAAACAAAAAATTCGGTGAGTACCGCAACTGTCCCGACATCCTGACAGGTTTAAAATATCTTTTTGTTTTTCCGAAAACGACACAATTAAATAAAGGTATTAAGCAGGAAGAACTCGCTGAAGCACTTGGAGTTTCCAGACAAACAACAGGTTCTCTGGAAAATGGACGGTACAACCCGTCTATCATTTTAGCTTTTAAAATTGCCGGATATTTTAACATTACAATTGAAGAAGTTTTCATTTACGAGGAAGAAAACGATGATAAAAATTAATAGTCAGGTTCGAAATTATGAGTTGATCCCAAAACTCAAAATGCTCCTCATAATCTTGAATTCAGGATACTCAATCGATTTTCGAATCATGAGCTATAAGTCTGAAACTTTCATTATTTGAGAATAAAATTGGTTTTGGGATGAGCTCTATATCTGGTTGGGATAGTGCAGGAATTATCGCAGGGTGTTTATCTGCTATTAAATTATACGGCAGGGAGCTTGGGTTATTGTTACACTTGTTGTAGCATTACTTATAAAAGGGCAGACTGTCCTGTTTTAAGCTACCCGTTTCCTGCCCGTTTTCTCCCAACAATTTTTGTGTTTATGCCCTTTCTTTTTTACCCAACGAGTTTAAGACTATCACGAAAGTGGATACGAATATTATACCGAGTACTGCCATATTTAAGGGGCTGTTTATAACTGAACTGAAAAAGGGAGTGGTAATTGAATAAACCTCGTTTTGCAGCCCGTAATAAGCCGATTCCAGAAGTAATGCAATAAGAGATATTAAACCGGCTATCAGAAAACTGCGTATTAATGTATCAAGTTTCATTGTCATCCTCTTTTAGAACTGTATATGAAAATATAAATAAATTTATTTCGATCGAATGTCTCAAGATTTTTCCAGCAAAAATTCCCGGAAACGGAGCAGGATAATAAGGATTTTCTTCTCTCGCTTTGTTTGATCCTACATTCGGCAGGTTAACGTAATTAGAGATATATATTTTCATATTTCTCTCCCATTAGACTCAATATCTTCCAGTGAATCTCCTCCATATTCAATATTTCTGACTTCATTTTTCCTTTTTTCTGAGAAATAAGTTCTGTAATTCCTTGGAACTTGAAAAATATCCATCTCATTGTAGGTCTTTTTGTTGGTTTCCCTTTTTGATCTGGCACCGTTTCATTTTCTGTTTCTAATTTAATTCTCAGTTTCCATTCTGCAATAGAATAAATCATTAAGCATAGAACCATTATCATGGTTAATGCTTCAATTCTTCCTTTCTTCTTGAGGTAGACTTTCGATATGCTAAATGTATCACTTTTCAAGAATCTGAATCCTTTTTCTACATTGTCCTGTCCTTTGTAATACTTCAGCATCTCTTCAGGAGAAAGACTGATATCATTACTTGCAAGAATGAAAAGTCCCATTTTCTCCATTTCTTTCAAAACAAAAGCATCATTAACCTTTATGATGCCATCAATCCTGAAATAAGTCTTTAATTCTTCATCTTTTGAAGGTCTGCCTTTTTTACCCGATTCACGTTTTTTAATGGATTTCACATCTACCTTTTCAAATGAAACAGAAGGAAAATCTTGAATCCATTTCTCTGCGGCTTTTAATGCATCCTCTTCGCAGAAGAAGTCCTCTACTTTCAGCTTTTTAAAAGACTTCTCTGCTTTTTCTACCTCTTTGTCAAGCTTCGTCCTGAAAGTTCCCTCTTTCTTCTCTTTCATCTTGTGAGAAAGCAACAAAACCCACTTTTGTTTGATTCCGCCATATTCCACAAAGGTTTGATAGAATGAGTACCTCTCATCACTTTTTAGCTTTTGCAGGTTCAGATTTGCAGCTAGCAGTTCCTTTGCCTCGGTAATTGTTGCAGGAACACGACTTATCCAGAAAGACGTCCCTATGTTCTGGATATTATTGTCTGTATAAAAGGAACTATCAGCGACATAGTAAACTTTGCTTTCAGGTCTTAAAACTGATTTGAGAGACGTTATTGCTTCCAGAATTGTGTTTTTGTCTGAAGCATTTCCTGAATGTGTATTCATGAAAAGAGGTATCCCATGTTGATTAACAATCAAGCTCAACACAAATTGTTTGAGATCCCATCGTCCGTTTTTAGGAATTCCAAAAGTAATATCAATAGACTCAGTTTCTTCGTCGTCATAATCACCAAAAACGCTGACACTTGTAGTGTCAGCGTGTAAACAGTGGACAGGAATAGGTAGACGAGCCATAATGTGAAGAGCAATTTCCGTAAACAGTTTTGTAGGGCCATATTTTACGATTCTGTCAAGAGTCTCTCCGATAGCATATTGATTCAGGTCTTCTTTTATTATACCGTCTCCAAAGAGCCTTTCAGTAGAAACGTTTTTGAAAAAATCAGGAAACAGGTACAGACGTTGCCCTATAAAACCAAGGCCATTGAGTACCATGGCAAGGATGCAGACTAAGTGAGGAACATTATGATTCCGTTCTTTAGGAAGTTTCTCATCGATCAGTTTGTCAACTTCAAGTTCTCGGAAAACTCCAGCCATAAGACCGAGGTGACCTAAGAACCTTGTACGTTTTAAGGAGGATTCGACTCTTCTACTGCTGTTTTTCTCTGCCATGGGATTACCAAGAGAGAGATATAAAATTAATGATATTAATTTATAGGTTTACCTGCCGAAAGCAGGTTTGATAGTTTGAATTATGTACTTTAAGTAGTGCAGCATTATTCGTTTTATCTAATTTTTTCTTTCCCGCTAGATAAGGGGAGAAGCTGTATCAAAAAGTCGAAACAGAGGATAGCAAAATAAATACTGCTAATAGCTAAAAAATATAAGAATTGGATATTAAAAAAGGTAAGAAGAAATTTACCTTCTGAGGATCATGGACCTCAGCCTATCAGCAGCACTTGCAGACTTGTCTGCAATGCCTCCTATCCTTTCGACAAGCCCCATAAGGTGGCAGACTCCTGCTCCTCCTATCGCAGACTCGTGTTCAAAGATCTTTTTTAAGAGAGCTGTCTCAAGCACATCCACATCGTGCTCCAGCTTTTCCACTTCAGGGACGAGCTGCAGAGTCTCTTTGATTTCTTCTTTACTGAAAGAAGTAGCCAGGAGCTTGTAAAGCTCACCTACAAGCCGGTCATACATCCTGGCTGTTTTCAAAGAGGTTGCCATGAGTTCCAGAAAGCCCTCCTTGATCTCATCCGGGAGGTCTTTGCAGGGGCGCAGGGTCATCCAGTAGGCTGAAGCCTGGGCAAAATCAGCTATGGAGTCCTGCTGTTTAAGGAATGAAAGGAGATCTTTTTTGTTTACTGGCAGCCTGACGGAAGAGGGTATGCTTGCTCTGATTTTCTGTTTTATTTTATCTGCTTCGTGCTCCAGTAC
This window of the Methanosarcina mazei S-6 genome carries:
- the thiM gene encoding hydroxyethylthiazole kinase, which gives rise to MKNPLKTIRETKPLVHHITNWVTIYDCANITRAFGALPVMAHAPEECADMTGISSALVLNIGTLTSEIIDSMLLSAAAANKKKIPVVLDAVGVGATRFRDEMAAKILGSVRVDIIKGNYSEIAKLAGENAETKGVESTSISADPQKVAKEFAKSSSSVVVMTGKEDVISDGNRTFVVKNGHELMGSIVGTGCMAASIIGSFASVNPDYCDAAKDALCYFGAAGELAAKNSAGPGSFKVNLYDEVFNLSDEKVQAMMKVEEL
- a CDS encoding helix-turn-helix transcriptional regulator, translating into MYKNPLRNKKFGEYRNCPDILTGLKYLFVFPKTTQLNKGIKQEELAEALGVSRQTTGSLENGRYNPSIILAFKIAGYFNITIEEVFIYEEENDDKN
- a CDS encoding IS1634-like element ISMma4 family transposase: MAEKNSSRRVESSLKRTRFLGHLGLMAGVFRELEVDKLIDEKLPKERNHNVPHLVCILAMVLNGLGFIGQRLYLFPDFFKNVSTERLFGDGIIKEDLNQYAIGETLDRIVKYGPTKLFTEIALHIMARLPIPVHCLHADTTSVSVFGDYDDEETESIDITFGIPKNGRWDLKQFVLSLIVNQHGIPLFMNTHSGNASDKNTILEAITSLKSVLRPESKVYYVADSSFYTDNNIQNIGTSFWISRVPATITEAKELLAANLNLQKLKSDERYSFYQTFVEYGGIKQKWVLLLSHKMKEKKEGTFRTKLDKEVEKAEKSFKKLKVEDFFCEEDALKAAEKWIQDFPSVSFEKVDVKSIKKRESGKKGRPSKDEELKTYFRIDGIIKVNDAFVLKEMEKMGLFILASNDISLSPEEMLKYYKGQDNVEKGFRFLKSDTFSISKVYLKKKGRIEALTMIMVLCLMIYSIAEWKLRIKLETENETVPDQKGKPTKRPTMRWIFFKFQGITELISQKKGKMKSEILNMEEIHWKILSLMGEKYENIYL
- a CDS encoding TIGR00153 family protein produces the protein MKDYIRSVLDVVAESPFVPLETHARKGVLAVEKLSEAMEAYCTGNQALLDERTEEIDVLEHEADKIKQKIRASIPSSVRLPVNKKDLLSFLKQQDSIADFAQASAYWMTLRPCKDLPDEIKEGFLELMATSLKTARMYDRLVGELYKLLATSFSKEEIKETLQLVPEVEKLEHDVDVLETALLKKIFEHESAIGGAGVCHLMGLVERIGGIADKSASAADRLRSMILRR